The following proteins are encoded in a genomic region of Microbacterium sp. NC79:
- a CDS encoding DUF1345 domain-containing protein — protein MKATARWARLIVGALVGLGVALLTGPWLGLWAGVLAGWAAAAVTVVTWILLVTWPMDGDATRGHATQEDPGRRVARLVSTLGALASLGGVVVVLMERPSSGTGARSVWIAVIVLLAVVSSWFLIQVDSMLRTARMYYTDPVGGIEFHQTEPPAYTDFAYVSFGLGLTYQVADTDVQRTEFRRAFLIQSLIAYLFGAVILATIINLITSLG, from the coding sequence ATGAAAGCAACGGCACGATGGGCACGGTTGATCGTTGGCGCGCTTGTCGGCCTCGGTGTTGCGCTCCTGACCGGGCCATGGCTGGGGCTCTGGGCTGGCGTTCTGGCCGGATGGGCAGCCGCCGCTGTGACCGTCGTGACATGGATCTTGCTTGTGACGTGGCCGATGGATGGCGATGCCACTCGCGGCCACGCGACGCAGGAAGATCCCGGCCGCCGGGTCGCCAGGCTGGTCTCGACGCTCGGGGCATTGGCGAGCCTCGGTGGCGTCGTCGTGGTGCTGATGGAACGGCCATCATCAGGAACGGGCGCGCGCAGCGTGTGGATTGCGGTCATCGTGCTGCTCGCCGTGGTGTCGTCGTGGTTCCTCATTCAGGTCGACTCCATGTTGCGCACGGCGCGCATGTATTACACCGACCCGGTCGGTGGCATCGAATTTCATCAGACCGAACCACCCGCCTACACCGACTTCGCATACGTGTCGTTTGGCCTGGGGCTGACCTACCAGGTCGCCGACACCGACGTGCAACGCACCGAATTTCGCCGTGCCTTCTTGATCCAGTCACTGATCGCCTACCTCTTTGGAGCAGTCATTCTCGCCACGATCATCAATCTCATCACCTCGCTCGGATGA
- a CDS encoding TIGR04028 family ABC transporter substrate-binding protein: MPRTAIRAIAGTAMFATALSLMSCASAPTPGGEAAEVGSPVAGGSLVYLEYQPYTNLYPPQGGFYPNGALLNNITARLTWQNPETLEIEPWVASDWSVNADATEYTFNLRDDVTFSDGTVLDAAAVAKNFDVYGLGDAEKGLTVSEAINNYASSEVVDADTVTFRFSAPAPGFLQATSTNNSGLLSPETLDRTLEELGAGNATDIIGAGPFVVSDEKLGTEITLTAREDYDWAPESLEHDGRAYLDEVKILITPEDSVRIGSLLAGQADYIRYVQSFDEPRVESSGFTLYAPQTRGVNNSLSLRFTNPILSDLKVRQALVAAVNAQEVVDTVFTANYPVATSALSATALGYVDHSADYAFDAERAEKLLDEAGWTLGSDGIREKDGVKLSLDVYEAKPQPQSKQTLELVSQQLKKVGVELNVLSGDAGTYAEDIKDALKTPLYHSMVGRADYDVIKSQYHSKNRNTLLSNDAELDRLLEVVASEPDAAKRAEATAAVQQYLVDQAYVIPLFEEPQVYGAAPYVHGISFESVARPSFYDVWLSAH, translated from the coding sequence ATGCCCCGCACCGCCATCCGCGCGATCGCCGGTACCGCCATGTTCGCAACGGCGTTGTCCCTCATGTCGTGCGCCTCTGCGCCGACGCCCGGTGGCGAAGCCGCCGAGGTCGGATCCCCGGTCGCCGGTGGGTCGCTGGTTTACCTCGAATATCAGCCGTACACGAACCTCTACCCGCCGCAGGGTGGCTTTTACCCGAACGGCGCGCTGCTCAACAACATCACAGCCCGACTCACGTGGCAGAACCCCGAAACACTTGAGATCGAGCCGTGGGTGGCCTCGGACTGGAGCGTAAACGCGGACGCCACGGAATACACGTTCAACCTGCGCGACGACGTCACGTTCTCGGACGGCACCGTGCTCGATGCGGCGGCCGTGGCAAAGAACTTCGATGTCTACGGTCTCGGCGACGCAGAAAAGGGCCTCACGGTTTCGGAAGCGATCAACAACTACGCATCGAGCGAGGTTGTCGATGCCGACACGGTGACGTTCCGCTTCTCCGCTCCCGCGCCCGGCTTCCTGCAGGCAACCTCAACCAACAATTCAGGGCTGCTCTCGCCGGAAACCCTCGATCGCACCCTGGAAGAGCTCGGGGCGGGCAACGCCACAGACATCATCGGTGCCGGCCCTTTCGTGGTCTCTGACGAGAAGCTCGGCACCGAAATCACACTGACGGCGCGTGAGGACTATGACTGGGCGCCGGAAAGCCTGGAGCATGACGGTCGCGCGTACCTGGATGAGGTCAAGATCCTGATCACGCCGGAAGACTCGGTGCGCATCGGATCGCTCCTTGCCGGTCAAGCCGACTACATCCGTTACGTGCAGTCGTTCGATGAGCCGCGCGTCGAATCGAGCGGATTCACGCTGTACGCACCGCAAACACGCGGCGTGAACAACTCGCTCAGCCTGCGGTTCACGAACCCGATCCTGAGTGATCTGAAGGTTCGGCAGGCGTTGGTCGCTGCCGTCAACGCACAAGAGGTGGTCGACACGGTGTTCACCGCGAACTATCCGGTGGCAACCTCCGCGCTGAGCGCGACGGCTCTCGGCTACGTCGACCACAGCGCCGACTACGCCTTCGATGCGGAACGTGCCGAGAAGCTTCTTGATGAGGCGGGCTGGACGCTCGGCAGCGATGGCATCCGCGAGAAGGACGGCGTGAAGCTCTCGCTCGACGTGTACGAGGCTAAGCCGCAACCGCAGTCGAAGCAGACGCTCGAACTCGTGTCACAGCAGTTGAAGAAGGTTGGCGTTGAGTTGAACGTGCTTTCTGGCGATGCCGGAACCTACGCGGAAGACATCAAAGATGCGCTGAAGACCCCGCTGTACCACTCGATGGTCGGACGCGCGGATTACGACGTCATCAAGAGTCAGTACCACTCGAAGAACCGCAACACGCTGCTCTCCAACGACGCCGAACTTGACCGCCTCCTGGAGGTCGTCGCTTCCGAGCCTGATGCCGCCAAGCGTGCCGAGGCGACGGCAGCCGTTCAGCAGTACCTCGTTGACCAGGCGTATGTGATTCCGCTGTTCGAAGAACCGCAGGTGTACGGTGCCGCGCCCTACGTGCACGGCATCAGCTTCGAGTCGGTTGCGCGTCCCAGCTTCTATGACGTCTGGCTGAGTGCGCACTAA
- a CDS encoding alkylhydroperoxidase domain protein, which yields MTATTVEVLHHKVHHPHAFTRGEVGWLPWLEPVAIDALTPRHYEGLVDRARDQSDYFRLLARDPEILRARTLVDKDIFYNAKDGLPRAERELAAAAASRINGCVFCASVHARFAAHFLKETAPVDALLADGQLADLGPRLNALVEASAALTTVPTVFGATEVRALRAAGFTTDEIVDIVHSTAFFNWANRLMLSIGRPVAPAGE from the coding sequence ATGACCGCCACGACCGTTGAGGTTCTGCACCACAAGGTCCACCACCCACACGCGTTCACGCGCGGGGAGGTGGGGTGGTTGCCGTGGCTGGAGCCGGTTGCGATCGACGCCCTGACGCCTCGCCACTACGAGGGTCTTGTTGATCGGGCGCGCGATCAGAGCGACTATTTTCGCCTGCTCGCACGTGACCCGGAGATTCTGCGCGCGCGCACGCTCGTCGATAAAGACATCTTCTACAACGCGAAAGATGGCCTGCCGCGTGCCGAGCGCGAGCTCGCGGCTGCTGCCGCATCGCGTATCAACGGCTGTGTGTTTTGCGCGTCGGTGCACGCGCGGTTTGCGGCGCACTTTCTGAAGGAGACGGCGCCCGTCGATGCGCTGCTGGCTGACGGGCAACTGGCCGATCTCGGTCCGCGGTTGAATGCGCTGGTGGAGGCCTCGGCGGCGCTGACCACGGTACCGACCGTGTTTGGTGCCACGGAGGTGCGGGCGCTGCGGGCAGCGGGATTCACGACAGACGAGATCGTCGATATCGTGCACTCAACCGCGTTCTTCAACTGGGCGAACCGCCTGATGCTGTCGATCGGGAGACCGGTGGCGCCCGCTGGGGAGTAA
- a CDS encoding putative FMN-dependent luciferase-like monooxygenase — protein MTAPTLAFFTRLLDDAPPAERYRLATEQIQHAERFGVGRVWVAQHHFRAAEGGLPSPFVFLTHAGAHTSTIRLATGIITLPLEDAVKVAEDSAVADLLTGGRIDLGMGSGGTPSSFLPFGQDPANKAAVFDDKLALLRGAYRGNELPGANHLYPAAPHLDERIWQATFSAFGGARAGAAGDGLLLSRTQPRPVDAPTASLADIQVPIIEQYRGALPDDTAPRITASRTVFVADSREEALRFAEIGLTRAVAGFRRQGQAIVGDTLEDYIRGTDTHIGTPEQVAESLAADATLAHATEIAFQVHSVDAPHEHILRSIELFATEVAPQLGWARTEPALAGAGQEIS, from the coding sequence ATGACCGCTCCCACCCTCGCGTTCTTCACGCGACTTCTCGACGACGCACCGCCCGCCGAGCGCTACCGTCTCGCAACCGAACAGATCCAGCACGCTGAACGCTTCGGCGTCGGCCGCGTCTGGGTCGCGCAACACCACTTCCGTGCCGCGGAAGGCGGGCTGCCTTCCCCCTTCGTATTCCTCACGCATGCTGGCGCGCACACCTCGACCATCCGCCTCGCCACCGGCATCATCACGCTGCCGCTGGAAGATGCGGTGAAGGTGGCGGAGGATTCCGCCGTTGCCGATCTGCTCACCGGCGGGCGCATCGACCTCGGTATGGGCAGCGGCGGAACGCCCTCCTCCTTCCTGCCGTTCGGACAAGACCCGGCCAATAAGGCCGCGGTCTTCGACGACAAGCTCGCCCTGTTGCGCGGCGCCTACCGCGGCAATGAACTGCCGGGTGCGAACCACCTGTACCCGGCGGCGCCGCACCTCGATGAGCGCATTTGGCAGGCCACGTTCTCTGCGTTTGGTGGCGCTCGCGCCGGTGCCGCTGGCGATGGACTGTTGCTATCGCGCACGCAACCGCGCCCTGTTGACGCCCCGACGGCCTCGCTTGCCGACATCCAGGTTCCGATCATCGAGCAGTATCGCGGCGCTCTGCCTGACGACACAGCCCCGCGCATCACCGCATCCCGCACAGTGTTCGTCGCCGACAGCCGCGAGGAAGCGCTCCGGTTTGCCGAGATCGGATTGACGCGCGCCGTCGCCGGCTTCCGTCGCCAGGGTCAGGCGATCGTCGGAGACACCCTGGAGGACTACATCCGCGGTACCGATACGCACATCGGAACCCCGGAGCAGGTCGCCGAGTCGTTGGCCGCCGATGCAACGCTCGCGCACGCGACTGAAATTGCCTTTCAGGTGCACTCTGTCGATGCTCCGCACGAGCACATTCTGCGCTCGATCGAACTGTTTGCCACCGAGGTTGCGCCCCAGCTGGGGTGGGCCAGAACCGAACCCGCGCTCGCTGGCGCAGGGCAGGAGATTTCATGA
- a CDS encoding AI-2E family transporter yields the protein MRKRSETAKQPSVAHEILSGKHRVKPFVWGFLATLGVIGALVLGGLINQLGTVLLYIGIALFISLGLDPIVTAMERKIPRPAAIAAVVLGVLAVFAGILVAIIPVIVEQIANLAESLPNLVNDIMASDWYKQIQNDYGDQIGSMLTDGLKFFQDPQNILGIIGGVGAVTGGIASAVTGTIVVLILTLYFIASLRAMKNTAARFVPAYNRQQFSGLVDDVSGAVGRYVVGQASLAAINGVLTLILMLIIGAPMPALLALIAFIGSMIPMVGTITAAIIISLICLIASPLTAIVSGIWYLIYMQIEAYVLSPRIMNKAVSIPGALVVIAAVGGAAIGQVLGALVAVPVAASILIIVQKVVFPAQDEKLVDPDEELVVTPTVVAT from the coding sequence ATGCGCAAGCGCTCCGAGACCGCAAAGCAGCCAAGCGTAGCCCACGAAATTCTGAGTGGCAAACATCGGGTCAAACCGTTTGTGTGGGGCTTTCTCGCCACCCTGGGCGTGATCGGCGCGCTCGTGCTCGGCGGCCTCATCAACCAGCTCGGCACCGTGCTGCTGTACATCGGTATCGCGCTCTTTATCTCCCTGGGCCTTGACCCCATCGTGACCGCGATGGAGCGCAAAATTCCGCGCCCAGCGGCCATCGCCGCCGTCGTTCTCGGAGTCCTCGCGGTCTTCGCAGGCATCCTCGTCGCGATCATCCCGGTCATCGTCGAGCAAATCGCCAACCTCGCAGAGTCCCTCCCCAACCTCGTCAACGACATCATGGCGTCCGACTGGTACAAGCAGATCCAGAACGACTACGGCGATCAGATTGGCTCCATGCTGACTGACGGCCTCAAATTCTTCCAAGACCCTCAAAACATTCTTGGCATCATTGGCGGCGTTGGCGCGGTCACCGGCGGAATTGCATCCGCCGTCACCGGCACAATCGTCGTGCTGATTCTCACGCTGTATTTCATCGCATCGCTGCGCGCCATGAAGAACACCGCGGCTCGCTTCGTTCCTGCCTACAACCGTCAGCAGTTCTCCGGCCTCGTTGACGATGTCTCCGGTGCCGTCGGACGCTACGTTGTCGGTCAGGCCAGCCTCGCGGCCATCAACGGCGTACTGACGCTCATCCTGATGCTGATCATCGGTGCCCCGATGCCCGCGCTTCTCGCACTGATCGCCTTCATTGGTTCCATGATCCCCATGGTCGGAACCATCACCGCAGCAATCATCATTTCCCTCATTTGCCTCATCGCGTCGCCGCTGACAGCGATCGTTTCCGGTATTTGGTACCTGATTTACATGCAGATTGAGGCGTACGTGCTGAGCCCGCGCATCATGAACAAGGCGGTCTCCATCCCCGGCGCGCTCGTCGTGATCGCCGCCGTCGGTGGCGCCGCCATCGGCCAGGTGCTCGGCGCACTCGTCGCCGTGCCGGTTGCCGCCAGCATCCTGATCATCGTGCAGAAGGTAGTCTTCCCAGCCCAAGACGAAAAGCTTGTCGACCCCGACGAAGAGCTTGTCGTCACACCAACCGTCGTAGCCACTTAA
- a CDS encoding ABC transporter permease, producing MSTSTVTSAVAEQDIVAQADVTEQLATTAQPATTARRRFVVPPIGLILATIVLLLVVAWAFAPALFTGHDPLTGVPAEKLQAPSIVHPFGTDSLGRDLLARVIYGSVHSLTGALIAVLVGLVVGTGLGVIAGSLGGIVDDIVMRIVDVLLSIPSLLLSLSIIILLGFGTVNAAIAVGIGSIAAFARLVRSEVVKVRASDYVEAAFGSGGTTLQVLTRHVLPNSLTSVFALAALQFGTAILAISTLGFLGYGAPPPTPEWGLLIAEGRNYVATAWWLTTLPGLIVVAVVVSANRVSSALGRKTS from the coding sequence ATGAGTACCTCCACTGTGACCTCGGCGGTTGCCGAGCAAGACATCGTTGCTCAGGCAGATGTTACGGAACAACTCGCCACCACCGCGCAACCCGCGACGACGGCGCGGCGCCGCTTTGTGGTTCCGCCCATCGGCCTCATTTTGGCAACCATCGTGCTGCTCCTCGTCGTCGCGTGGGCGTTTGCTCCCGCCCTGTTTACCGGCCACGACCCGCTCACGGGCGTGCCCGCTGAGAAGCTCCAGGCACCCAGCATCGTGCACCCCTTCGGCACCGATTCTCTCGGTCGCGACCTGCTCGCCCGCGTGATCTATGGTTCCGTCCACTCGCTCACCGGCGCGCTCATCGCCGTGCTGGTGGGGCTCGTTGTCGGCACCGGGCTCGGCGTTATCGCTGGCTCCCTCGGCGGCATCGTCGATGACATCGTGATGCGGATCGTCGATGTGCTGCTGTCGATTCCGTCACTGCTGCTGTCGCTGTCGATCATTATTCTGCTGGGCTTCGGAACCGTGAATGCGGCGATTGCCGTCGGTATCGGCTCCATCGCCGCGTTCGCGCGCCTCGTGCGCAGCGAGGTGGTGAAGGTGCGGGCCAGCGACTACGTTGAGGCGGCGTTCGGAAGCGGCGGAACCACCCTGCAAGTGCTCACGCGGCATGTGCTGCCGAACTCGCTGACGTCGGTGTTTGCTCTGGCGGCACTGCAGTTCGGTACCGCAATCCTCGCGATCTCCACCCTCGGCTTCCTGGGCTACGGTGCACCGCCGCCGACGCCCGAATGGGGCCTGCTCATCGCGGAGGGGCGCAACTACGTGGCAACCGCGTGGTGGTTGACCACCCTGCCCGGACTCATCGTTGTCGCGGTTGTGGTCAGCGCCAACCGGGTCAGCTCGGCCCTGGGAAGGAAGACCTCATGA
- a CDS encoding ABC transporter ATP-binding protein, which translates to MSLLDISDLVVSYRAGRERRQALHGVSLRIAEGEATALVGESGSGKTTTAQAVLGLLPAGARIDSGTIALGEQVISTWPERRLATVRGAHIGLIPQDPVSSLDPVRTIGVQVGEILRVHGERDRPTIRKRVLELLDRVGLDDPVRRAAQYPHQLSGGMRQRVLIATAVALQPRLLIADEPTSALDATVARRILDLIDELRAEQGTAVLLVTHDLAVAASRADRLVVLNGGRVVEAGAARDILQNPQDAYTRQLLADAPALAAEGFRRIPAPLYLREAAVVAAEKVNAIEVSSLTKTFHTRGASDFRAVDDVSFAVRRGTTHALVGESGSGKTTTARIIAGFLRPDGGTVSVADRDVTALAGRELRDYRRTLQLVYQNPFSSLDPRQRIANIVAEPLHNFGVGTRTERTQRVADLIDRVALPASVLTRTAAELSGGQRQRVAIARALAAHPQVVVLDEAVSALDVTVQARILELLVSLQHELGLTYLFISHDLSVVRSLSHTVSVMQRGRVVESGTTEAIFTQPTHDYTKELLGAVPSRSEVLA; encoded by the coding sequence ATGAGCCTGCTCGACATTTCTGACCTCGTCGTCTCGTACCGCGCCGGTCGCGAGCGCCGCCAGGCCCTGCACGGTGTCTCGCTCCGCATCGCGGAGGGAGAGGCAACGGCGCTCGTCGGTGAGTCCGGTTCTGGCAAGACGACGACAGCGCAGGCCGTGCTTGGCTTACTGCCAGCCGGCGCCCGGATCGACTCCGGAACCATTGCGCTCGGTGAGCAGGTCATCTCGACCTGGCCGGAGCGACGGCTGGCCACGGTGCGCGGGGCGCACATCGGCCTGATTCCGCAAGACCCGGTTTCTTCACTTGACCCGGTGCGCACGATCGGCGTGCAGGTGGGGGAGATCCTTCGCGTGCACGGCGAACGGGATCGTCCAACAATCCGCAAGCGGGTGCTGGAGTTGCTCGACCGCGTCGGCCTAGACGACCCGGTACGCCGGGCTGCGCAATACCCGCACCAACTGTCCGGCGGCATGCGCCAGCGCGTGCTGATTGCGACCGCCGTCGCCCTGCAACCACGGCTATTGATCGCCGATGAGCCGACCAGCGCGCTTGACGCCACCGTCGCCCGCCGCATTCTCGACCTGATCGATGAACTGCGCGCCGAGCAAGGCACCGCCGTGCTTCTGGTGACGCACGACCTCGCGGTCGCCGCCTCCCGCGCTGACCGCCTCGTGGTTCTCAACGGCGGGCGAGTCGTTGAAGCGGGGGCTGCCCGAGACATTCTGCAAAACCCGCAGGATGCCTACACCCGCCAACTGCTCGCGGATGCTCCGGCGCTCGCGGCAGAGGGGTTCCGGCGCATTCCGGCACCGCTGTACCTGCGCGAAGCCGCCGTCGTTGCCGCCGAAAAAGTGAATGCGATCGAGGTGAGTTCGCTGACGAAGACATTCCACACTCGTGGGGCGAGCGATTTCCGTGCGGTGGATGACGTGTCGTTTGCGGTGCGCCGCGGAACCACGCATGCGCTGGTGGGGGAATCCGGGTCAGGTAAAACCACAACGGCACGCATCATTGCCGGGTTCTTGCGCCCCGACGGTGGCACCGTCAGCGTCGCTGATCGTGACGTCACGGCGCTTGCGGGGCGAGAGCTTCGCGATTACCGTCGCACGCTCCAACTCGTGTATCAGAACCCGTTTTCGTCGTTGGATCCGCGTCAGCGCATCGCAAACATCGTGGCGGAACCACTGCACAACTTCGGGGTCGGTACGCGAACGGAGCGCACGCAGCGCGTGGCTGACCTGATCGACCGCGTTGCGCTGCCTGCTTCGGTGCTGACCCGCACGGCGGCCGAGCTTTCCGGAGGACAGCGTCAGCGCGTCGCGATTGCTCGGGCGCTGGCCGCCCACCCGCAGGTGGTGGTGCTCGACGAGGCCGTTTCAGCCCTCGACGTGACCGTGCAGGCGCGCATTCTCGAGCTCCTTGTCAGCCTCCAGCACGAGCTGGGGCTGACCTACCTGTTCATTTCGCACGACCTGTCGGTGGTGCGCTCTCTCAGCCACACGGTGTCGGTCATGCAGCGCGGTCGCGTTGTCGAATCCGGCACCACCGAGGCCATCTTTACGCAACCCACACACGACTACACGAAGGAACTGCTTGGCGCTGTTCCTTCCCGATCGGAGGTATTGGCATGA
- a CDS encoding MDR family MFS transporter, with product MTSVTAGPPTTMSSRDKRLIALLLGAAFVAILNETTMGVAIKHLIDDLGILATDAQWLTTAFMLTMAVVIPTTGYMLQRLTTRQVFLLAMGLFTTGTAVAFLATGFPMLLVARVVQASGTAIMMPLLMTTTMTLVPPASRGRFMGRVSIVMSLAPAIGPTMAGFILDTWGWRWVFGVVLPIAILALLAGAKFMVNTGTPSKAPLDVLSVILSAFAFGGLVYGVSQVGGAHPDPTASAAEIATAQAASTMTMTIALSVGAISLALFIWRQISLQRINDALLDLRVFLSKNFTIATVMMLLLSLGFFGALTVLPLYLQGVAPFDAKQTGLMMLPGAIAMGLLGPVIGRIYDAVGPRILMVPGTMLTSAVLWFYATALTPTTEAWVIVVAQTLLSIGLAMAFTPLFTSALGSVKPQFYSHGSAVISTIQQVAGAAGVAVLITVMTSVTSTVVETGVAEPLAGAEGTRAAFLLAALISIPIVALAFLVRKPADDLGAGHGAPPSESASTSNADSPAF from the coding sequence ATGACTTCCGTCACCGCAGGACCCCCGACGACTATGTCGTCACGCGACAAGCGGCTCATCGCTTTGCTGCTTGGCGCGGCGTTTGTCGCGATCCTGAATGAGACCACGATGGGTGTGGCTATCAAGCACCTGATCGATGATCTTGGCATTCTGGCCACCGACGCACAGTGGCTGACAACCGCGTTCATGTTGACCATGGCTGTCGTCATTCCGACGACCGGCTATATGTTGCAACGCCTCACTACACGGCAGGTGTTTCTGCTCGCGATGGGCCTATTCACGACAGGCACGGCAGTCGCCTTCCTTGCCACCGGCTTTCCGATGCTCCTGGTCGCCCGCGTTGTGCAGGCTTCGGGCACGGCCATCATGATGCCGCTCCTGATGACCACAACGATGACCCTGGTTCCGCCCGCCTCGCGCGGCCGTTTCATGGGTCGTGTCAGCATCGTGATGTCGTTGGCGCCGGCAATCGGGCCGACGATGGCCGGCTTCATTCTTGATACGTGGGGCTGGCGTTGGGTCTTTGGCGTCGTGCTGCCGATCGCCATTCTCGCGCTGCTTGCGGGGGCCAAGTTCATGGTGAACACCGGCACGCCCTCGAAGGCACCGCTTGACGTGCTGAGCGTGATTCTGTCGGCGTTCGCATTCGGTGGCCTGGTCTACGGCGTATCGCAGGTTGGCGGCGCGCACCCTGACCCGACGGCATCGGCCGCCGAGATCGCCACCGCGCAGGCGGCGTCGACGATGACCATGACGATCGCGCTGTCGGTCGGTGCTATCTCCCTCGCGCTGTTCATTTGGCGTCAGATTTCTCTGCAGCGCATCAACGACGCCCTGCTTGATCTGCGAGTCTTCCTGTCGAAGAACTTCACGATCGCGACCGTGATGATGCTCCTGCTCTCGCTCGGATTCTTTGGGGCCCTCACGGTGTTGCCGCTGTATCTGCAGGGTGTGGCGCCGTTCGACGCGAAGCAAACCGGTCTGATGATGCTCCCTGGTGCGATCGCGATGGGACTCCTTGGCCCGGTCATTGGCCGCATTTACGACGCGGTCGGGCCACGTATTCTGATGGTTCCCGGAACCATGCTGACCAGCGCGGTGCTGTGGTTCTATGCGACTGCGCTCACCCCAACGACCGAGGCGTGGGTGATTGTCGTCGCGCAGACGCTGCTCTCTATTGGTCTGGCCATGGCGTTCACCCCGCTGTTTACCTCGGCCCTCGGGTCGGTGAAGCCACAGTTCTACTCGCACGGTTCGGCCGTGATCTCCACGATTCAGCAGGTCGCCGGTGCCGCAGGCGTGGCTGTACTCATCACCGTGATGACAAGTGTGACGTCCACAGTTGTCGAGACCGGAGTGGCGGAACCATTGGCTGGCGCTGAGGGCACGCGTGCGGCATTCCTGCTGGCTGCGCTGATCTCGATCCCTATCGTTGCGCTCGCTTTCCTCGTACGAAAGCCAGCCGACGATCTCGGAGCCGGCCATGGCGCACCGCCGTCAGAGTCCGCGTCTACTTCCAACGCAGACTCGCCCGCGTTCTAA
- a CDS encoding ABC transporter permease, with translation MRYITRRVGQAAIVLVAAFTATFFLLQALPGDAILIKYENPELGLTPEQIASIRVAYGADTPAWEQYLHTLAGYLTGDFGYSTQYGTGVLRLIAEALPETLALAGWGFTLAVVLAFALAFLATLAPFAWLRSALHSLPALLVAVPVFWIGILLIQTFSFGLGWVPIIGADPVQALILPVITLAVPISAPLAQILLRSIDEVSLQPFITVIRAKGAAPWWVLTRSVLRNAILPTITIAGILFGELIGGAVVTETVFGRNGIGRLTEQAVANQDIPVLQGVVLLAALTFVIVNLIVDLVFPLLDPRLRTGRVTRAVIAHREEALV, from the coding sequence ATGCGGTACATCACACGACGTGTCGGGCAGGCGGCGATCGTTCTGGTCGCCGCCTTCACGGCCACGTTCTTCCTGCTGCAGGCGCTGCCGGGAGACGCGATTCTGATCAAGTATGAGAACCCGGAACTCGGACTCACGCCAGAACAGATCGCCTCGATCCGTGTCGCTTACGGAGCCGACACCCCCGCGTGGGAGCAATATCTGCACACGCTGGCTGGCTACCTCACCGGCGATTTCGGCTACTCCACCCAGTACGGCACCGGCGTGCTGCGGCTCATCGCCGAAGCGCTCCCGGAAACTCTCGCGCTCGCGGGGTGGGGCTTCACACTCGCGGTCGTTCTCGCATTCGCCCTCGCGTTCCTGGCAACGCTCGCACCATTCGCGTGGCTGCGCTCGGCGTTGCACTCGCTGCCAGCGCTGCTGGTTGCCGTCCCCGTGTTCTGGATCGGAATCCTGCTCATCCAAACCTTCTCGTTCGGGCTCGGCTGGGTACCGATCATCGGAGCCGACCCCGTACAGGCGCTCATTCTGCCGGTGATCACCCTCGCGGTTCCGATCTCCGCTCCGCTTGCGCAAATCCTGTTGCGCAGCATCGATGAGGTCAGCCTGCAACCGTTCATCACGGTCATTCGGGCAAAGGGGGCGGCACCGTGGTGGGTGCTCACGCGCTCGGTGCTGCGCAACGCAATTCTGCCGACCATCACGATTGCCGGCATCCTGTTCGGCGAGCTCATCGGCGGCGCGGTCGTCACCGAGACGGTGTTCGGCCGCAACGGCATCGGACGGTTGACGGAACAGGCGGTCGCCAATCAAGACATTCCGGTGTTGCAGGGGGTGGTGCTGCTGGCAGCTCTCACCTTCGTGATCGTGAACCTCATCGTCGATCTCGTCTTCCCGCTGCTCGACCCACGACTGCGTACTGGGCGCGTCACGCGTGCCGTCATCGCACACCGAGAGGAGGCGCTCGTATGA
- a CDS encoding CMD domain protein — protein MTTVDIVDDLIGATPELRALRERRPVTIEQLQASFDALFSPVSDEHVSLTERDYIAAFATRLTADDAVAEFYAERALSRDAQRGSDVLAYAAEYATAGPFGNYREAGLAAESTDGVRLVPNAADIAQFGERLAAALAHTHLLVVRPREADDAAIAALVAAGWSADGIVTLSQLVAFLAFQQRVITGLRAIQEDIA, from the coding sequence ATGACCACCGTCGATATTGTTGACGACCTTATCGGCGCGACGCCGGAGCTTCGGGCGCTGCGCGAGCGCCGACCCGTCACGATCGAACAGCTGCAGGCGAGCTTTGACGCGCTGTTTTCCCCGGTCTCTGACGAGCACGTTTCACTCACCGAACGTGACTACATCGCCGCGTTTGCAACACGGCTTACGGCGGATGATGCCGTTGCCGAGTTCTACGCGGAGCGGGCCCTTTCGCGCGACGCGCAACGTGGCTCCGATGTTCTCGCGTACGCGGCGGAATACGCGACCGCTGGTCCATTTGGGAATTACCGGGAGGCTGGGCTCGCAGCGGAAAGCACGGACGGGGTGCGGCTTGTGCCGAACGCCGCCGATATCGCGCAGTTTGGCGAGCGATTGGCGGCGGCGCTCGCCCACACGCACCTGCTGGTGGTGCGGCCTCGGGAGGCTGATGACGCCGCGATCGCGGCATTAGTGGCTGCCGGGTGGAGCGCAGACGGCATCGTCACGCTGTCGCAACTGGTGGCTTTTCTCGCCTTCCAACAGCGCGTCATTACGGGCCTGCGGGCTATTCAGGAGGACATCGCATGA